In the genome of Diorhabda sublineata isolate icDioSubl1.1 unplaced genomic scaffold, icDioSubl1.1 Dsub_161, whole genome shotgun sequence, one region contains:
- the LOC130452088 gene encoding uncharacterized protein LOC130452088, whose amino-acid sequence MNRFRKVKDNSKKYCLVRFIEDKILYIVPTRQLTPIEGDLVWAPYKKMGFYEAHIVFLNNNRNILEKKKRDIQMSEDIESLNDMNTAISTSNLCGNEDNSRCYPTYEADDTKINQNIAVSECDLSVDRDNSLHDPTYITEDTETVNVTKTNKHLKTDNLKPSTLNYRELNIIESKSKKHFCKFCLKLQTKFARHLELKHIDQDEVKSIFSLPKKDTTRLRLISKIRVEGDFIYNTQAECNMNNDLIVVRRPSAMKQRKGDHFKPCANCGGMYSHLSLISHFRRCKLNRLKGSKDSSVSSRQKSLFVSVVASDILRYKILPMLRNDQVAQTIISDDGILLFGNRLAQKYRSPHLYKMIRTRLRCVATFFLKFKEVSNLPEIKFEQVFDPVYYDHVMLSINEMCSLNSETGKYKNPATAYAIGSYLKKISFYLISEYIKKKERSRQEDVKDFLQLLQEGLSHDVFKTVQENQLEQKRKKKVILPSSQDIQKLRVFLEDRRKTFMKKLLVSFTYNSWKELLGTVLISLQLFNRRRAGEIERVEINDFLQYEELKENDELLKNLDSSEKEKTKNYIRFLIKGKLMRGVPVMVNKANFVALKLILKHRKNANVDSKNKYLFGIPGNFVSHLSATKLMNTYSKLCGAKNPGTLRGTELRKHIATKYGTMNLGKTEIKDVADYLGHHEKIHYDYYRLPNATKDIVRMSNILEKAQGNDAMEVTDCSDITHNDTYFQCDDNCGAEDISFQINNYGDELKDSHEHNESADNGIIQDTCNSDTERNSGIRS is encoded by the exons ATGAATCGATTTCGTAAAGTAAAAG acaACAGTAAGAAATACTGTCTAGTGAGGTTTATTGAGGACAAAATTCTGTACATAGTACCTACAAGGCAGTTGACTCCAATTGAAGGAGATTTGGTGTGGgctccatataaaaaaatgggcTTTTATGAAGCTCAtatagtttttctcaataataatagaaatatattggaaaaaaagaaaCGAGATATCCAAATGAGTGAAGATATTGAAAGTCTGAATG ATATGAATACTGCAATTTCTACATCTAATCTCTGTGGTAATGAAGATAATTCTAGATGTTATCCTACATATGAGGcagatgatacaaaaataaatcaaa ATATTGCAGTTTCTGAATGTGATCTTAGTGTGGACAGAGATAATTCATTACATGATCCAACTTACATAACAGAAGATACTGAGACtgttaatgtcacaaaaacaaataagc atctGAAGACGGATAATTTAAAACCAAGTACTTTGAACTATAGAGAGCTGAATATTATTGAGTCAAAATCGAAGAAGCACTTCTGTAAGTTTTGTTTGAAACTGCAAACAAAATTCGCACGCCATTTGGAGCTCAAACATATTGATCAAGATGAAGTTAAATCTATTTTTAGCCTTCCTAAGAAAGACACTACTCGGCTTAGACTCATCAGTAAAATTCGAGTAGAAGGtgactttatttataatacccAAGCAGAATGCAATATGAATAATGACCTTATCGTCGTTAGACGTCCTTCTGCAATGAAACAAAGAAAAGGAGATCATTTTAAGCCGTGTGCTAATTGTGGAGGAATGTACTCCCATTTGTCCCTAATATCACACTTTAGGAGGTGTAAATTGAACAGGTTAAAAGGAAGTAAAGATTCCTCAGTATCAAGTAgacaaaaaagtttatttgtttctgtaGTGGCTAGTGATATCCTCAGATACAAAATACTTCCAATGCTCCGCAATGATCAAGTAGCCCAAACTATAATATCAGATGACGGAATACTTCTGTTTGGAAATCGTTTGGCCCAAAAATATAGGTCACCTCATTTGTACAAGATGATCCGAACGAGATTGAGGTGTGTTGcaacattttttctgaaatttaaaGAAGTTTCAAACTTaccagaaataaaatttgaacaagtATTTGATCCTGTCTACTATGATCATGTAATGCTTAGTATAAATGAGATGTGTTCATTAAATTCTGAAACAGGCAAGTATAAGAATCCGGCCACTGCTTATGCCATAGgctcatatttaaaaaaaatttcattttatttgatatcagagtatataaaaaaaaaggagaGATCCAGACAAGAAGATGTAAAAGATTTCCTTCAGCTATTGCAAGAAGGTCTATCACATGATGTATTTAAAACTGTCCAAGAGAATCAACTGGAgcagaaaagaaagaaaaaagtaatattacCATCTTCCCAAGACATTCAGAAGTTGAGAGTTTTTCTCGAAGATCGTAGAAAAACATTCATGAAAAAGTTGTTAGTAAGCTTTACTTACAATTCATGGAAAGAATTACTTGGTACAGTTTTAATTTCTTTACAGCTCTTCAATCGCCGAAGGGCTGGAGAAATTGAAAGAGTAGAaatcaatgattttttacaATATGAAGAGTTGAAAGAAAACGATGAGCTGCTGAAAAACCTCGATTCTTCTGAaaaggagaaaacaaaaaattatatacgtTTCCTAATAAAAGGTAAACTTATGAGGGGAGTACCTGTAATGGTAAATAAAGCAAACTTTGTAGCTCTCAAACTAATACTCAAGCATAGGAAGAACGCAAATGTGGATTCAAAGAATAAATATCTATTTGGTATACCTGGAAATTTTGTTAGTCATCTTTCAGCAactaaattaatgaatacatattcaaaattatgtgGCGCTAAGAATCCTGGGACTTTAAGAGGCACGGAATTAAGGAAACATATCGCGACAAAATATGGAACGATGAATTTGGGCAAGACTGAAATAAAAGACGTGGCTGACTACTTAGGAcatcatgaaaaaatacattatgaTTACTATAGACTTCCAAATGCTACTAAAGATATTGTAAGAATGtcaaatattcttgaaaagGCCCAAGGAAACGATGCAATGGAAGTTACTGATTGTTCTGACATTACTCATAATGACACCTATTTCCAGTGTGATGATAATTGTGGCGCAGAGGACATTAGTTTCCAAATTAATAATTATGGTGATGAATTGAAAGATTCTCATGAACACAACGAAAGTGCAG ATAATGGTATTATCCAGGATACATGCAACAGTGATACTGAAAGGAACTCTGGTATTCGATCAG